A region of the Hylaeus volcanicus isolate JK05 chromosome 5, UHH_iyHylVolc1.0_haploid, whole genome shotgun sequence genome:
TCCTGGGTATCCACCTCACGACGGGTATAATCCAGGATATCCACCTCCTTACGGTGCACCAGTCCCCCCAGGTTAgtgtacataatattattcaatttacatGTTCGTTGAGCACTTCTGGCTTCTCTATATATCGGGTagctcgggatcgctaaatcCGCACTCTAGCCGCGTAGACacatgctacagcccctgagtaTATAATTACAAGTTATAGCAACTTGATAGATGGCTATGATCtatgatttattaatacatttataatattttatcgctTTACAGGACCTGGTTTTATTCCTCCTCCAGCTGCTCCCCCTTACGAGCAAGCACCACCACCTGGTGCAGCGTTTGTTGCAGGACCACATCCAGGCATGTATGGGACAAATTATGCAGAAGATCCTATGCAAGATGAAGTCAAGGGATTTGAATTCAATGACAAATCGATCAGAAATGGATTCATCAGGTTCGTatcgcgataaataatattctattaagTTTAATTGCAActttatattctttctttcaGGAAAGTTTATAGTATACTGATGTGCCAGCTTTTGATTACGGTGGGACTGATCGCGTTATTCCTTTATCATGAACCTACTCAAAAATGGTCGATGCGGCATCCGGAGATGTTTTGGATTTGTTTTGCAGTCACTATAGTTCTGATTATATGCATGGCTTGTTGTACCAGTGTGAGGCGAAAAGCCcctatgaattttatttttctgtttctattCACAATAGCAGAAAGTTTCCTGTTAGCTACTGCTGCCTCAACATACAAATCTACAGAGGTAAGGTACTAAGTTAGCTTTCATTTTATGTTCCTCCCAAGAAGTGTTTTGGACCatctatatattctatatatgcTGAATCATGCGTTATATCTACaattatataagaaataacACGTTTCTGTGGAATATTTGCAGGTACTCTTGGCTGCTGGAATTACAGCAGTTGTTTGTCTTTCACTGACGTTATTTgcatttcaaacaaaatttgattttactgGCCTCAACAGTATTTTGTTTGTCGcaatgattatttttctactCTTTGGAATAATTGCAATGATCTGGCATGGGAAAACTATGACTATAATGTACGCATCAATTGGAGCTCTGCTTTTCTCCATTTATTTGATCTATGATACA
Encoded here:
- the LOC128876158 gene encoding protein lifeguard 2 isoform X2; translated protein: MYGTNYAEDPMQDEVKGFEFNDKSIRNGFIRKVYSILMCQLLITVGLIALFLYHEPTQKWSMRHPEMFWICFAVTIVLIICMACCTSVRRKAPMNFIFLFLFTIAESFLLATAASTYKSTEVLLAAGITAVVCLSLTLFAFQTKFDFTGLNSILFVAMIIFLLFGIIAMIWHGKTMTIMYASIGALLFSIYLIYDTQLMIGGNHKIAISPEEYIFAALNLYIDVINIFLYILTIIGTSRD
- the LOC128876158 gene encoding protein lifeguard 1 isoform X1; translated protein: MTTWQNTPGAGYYPGQQGYPQQNPGYPPHDGYNPGYPPPYGAPVPPGPGFIPPPAAPPYEQAPPPGAAFVAGPHPGMYGTNYAEDPMQDEVKGFEFNDKSIRNGFIRKVYSILMCQLLITVGLIALFLYHEPTQKWSMRHPEMFWICFAVTIVLIICMACCTSVRRKAPMNFIFLFLFTIAESFLLATAASTYKSTEVLLAAGITAVVCLSLTLFAFQTKFDFTGLNSILFVAMIIFLLFGIIAMIWHGKTMTIMYASIGALLFSIYLIYDTQLMIGGNHKIAISPEEYIFAALNLYIDVINIFLYILTIIGTSRD